The following proteins are co-located in the Castanea sativa cultivar Marrone di Chiusa Pesio chromosome 8, ASM4071231v1 genome:
- the LOC142607410 gene encoding putative LRR receptor-like serine/threonine-protein kinase At1g06840, giving the protein MHPISHGKNIVREVNVAYQSGMIFSVIDDRMGSYPSECVVKFLTLALKCCEDETDARPSMAEVVRELENIWLLMPDSDIKTTDPMLSGSEKAMTSPSSSSNVKNPFVSSDVSGSDLVSGVVPSITPR; this is encoded by the exons ATGCATCCGATCTCACATGGCAAAAACATTGTTAGAGAG GTTAATGTCGCATATCAATCTGGTATGATCTTTTCAGTTATTGATGATCGAATGGGGTCTTATCCTTCTGAATGTGTGGTGAAATTTTTGACTTTGGCTCTCAAGTGTTGTGAAGATGAGACAGATGCTAGACCTTCAATGGCAGAGGTGGTCCGAGAACTTGAAAATATATGGCTTCTGATGCCTGATTCTGACATTAAAACAACAGATCCTATGCTCTCAGGTTCTGAAAAGGCAATGActtcaccatcatcatcctctaatGTGAAGAATCCTTTTGTGTCATCAGATGTATCTGGCAGTGACCTTGTTAGTGGAGTCGTTCCATCCATCACGCCTAGATAG